In one window of Bacteroidota bacterium DNA:
- a CDS encoding T9SS type A sorting domain-containing protein, whose product MCFGNISEDPNDPDPPTPDPPTSRAKAKGETLLRLYVSPGTLSYPTGSTLQLYNLQGRRLLDVRLDGAPQVAVDTLIPSVYLARVLSPGGTLLHTQCLWLYN is encoded by the coding sequence ATGTGTTTTGGAAATATTTCTGAGGATCCAAACGATCCGGATCCCCCTACTCCGGATCCCCCTACCTCTCGCGCTAAGGCAAAGGGAGAGACCCTGCTGCGCCTGTATGTGAGCCCAGGCACCTTGAGCTATCCAACTGGTAGCACGCTACAGCTGTACAACCTGCAGGGCAGAAGGCTGCTAGATGTACGGTTAGACGGTGCCCCACAGGTGGCCGTAGACACACTGATACCCTCTGTCTACCTGGCCCGGGTGCTGTCTCCTGGCGGCACACTGCTGCACACTCAGTGTCTGTGGCTGTATAACTAG
- a CDS encoding PQQ-binding-like beta-propeller repeat protein — protein MKIDILRVILIGVCLVLVFPFTSTAQPFTLATGGCPMVHCDPAMSDVSPSLPPSGEISLLWKRYEDARVCAWCATANDRVACSFQNTDNPDLDNLVVYDFDGNLLFTDSGILGSTAGLSGHLMGNDGGLIVADKDKVVRFDPLGQVVWMTPTNGQGGDQPLSLNLTESGQIVIASRNGPIAAYDKETGVQTSVLSPNLNLSIGSYGSLNTVGAAGNRIYFLGSRFPNKGALVAIDVSPTAMTQVWSFPFRSESGASPYVSGDTIFLMVKGWMVEREHPKCLR, from the coding sequence GTGAAAATAGATATATTAAGAGTTATACTTATCGGCGTCTGCTTAGTTTTGGTATTTCCATTTACCAGCACCGCTCAGCCATTTACCTTGGCTACTGGCGGTTGCCCCATGGTACATTGTGATCCTGCGATGTCCGATGTTTCCCCCTCTCTCCCCCCTAGCGGAGAGATCTCTCTGCTTTGGAAAAGATACGAGGACGCAAGGGTGTGCGCCTGGTGTGCTACCGCCAATGATCGAGTCGCGTGTTCGTTTCAGAATACTGATAACCCTGATCTGGATAATCTGGTCGTTTACGACTTTGATGGGAATCTGCTTTTTACAGACTCCGGTATTTTGGGCAGCACGGCCGGTCTTTCTGGACATTTAATGGGCAATGATGGAGGTCTTATTGTTGCCGATAAAGACAAGGTGGTTCGGTTCGACCCCTTGGGCCAGGTGGTCTGGATGACTCCTACAAATGGGCAAGGAGGGGATCAACCGCTTAGTTTGAATTTAACGGAGAGTGGACAAATTGTTATTGCCAGCCGAAACGGTCCCATTGCAGCCTATGATAAAGAAACAGGCGTACAAACTTCTGTTCTTTCTCCCAATTTAAATTTATCCATTGGAAGTTATGGATCTCTCAATACCGTAGGGGCGGCAGGAAATAGGATTTACTTTTTGGGGTCTAGGTTCCCCAACAAGGGTGCTTTGGTTGCAATTGATGTATCGCCAACTGCTATGACGCAAGTTTGGAGCTTCCCCTTTCGCTCCGAATCAGGTGCCAGCCCATATGTTTCTGGTGATACTATTTTTTTGATGGTGAAGGGTTGGATGGTGGAGAGAGAGCACCCAAAGTGTTTGCGGTAA
- a CDS encoding sigma-70 family RNA polymerase sigma factor: protein MARKSRNKEEDGLLIDRAKQGDEKAYEVLLKKYQKSVYYLIYKMIRNPEDAEDLTQETFAKAFGSLVSFDPKFAFSTWLFKIGSNSAIDFIRRKKMQTLSINQGGANDETGNPVLQLKDGNLVPDEKLLKQQRKEYLQVAIGQLPTRYRQLVILRYFEELSYEEVALELQIPLGTVKAQLHRARELLYGALNNMENKL, encoded by the coding sequence ATGGCAAGAAAGAGTCGAAATAAAGAAGAAGATGGGCTGCTGATAGACCGGGCAAAACAGGGCGATGAAAAAGCCTATGAGGTCCTGCTAAAGAAGTATCAGAAGTCTGTATACTACCTGATATACAAGATGATCCGCAACCCGGAGGATGCGGAGGACCTAACACAGGAGACTTTTGCCAAGGCTTTTGGTAGCCTGGTGTCCTTCGATCCCAAGTTTGCATTCAGCACCTGGTTGTTCAAGATCGGATCGAACTCAGCCATCGACTTCATCCGGCGGAAGAAGATGCAAACCCTCTCCATCAACCAAGGAGGCGCAAATGATGAAACCGGTAACCCGGTGCTACAACTGAAAGATGGAAACCTGGTGCCGGATGAGAAGCTGCTGAAGCAGCAGCGCAAGGAGTATCTGCAGGTGGCCATCGGGCAGCTACCTACCCGATACCGCCAGCTGGTTATCCTGCGCTACTTCGAGGAACTTTCGTACGAGGAAGTGGCCCTGGAGCTACAGATCCCCCTTGGCACCGTAAAGGCCCAGCTACACCGGGCCAGAGAGCTGCTGTATGGAGCGCTGAACAATATGGAAAACAAACTATAG
- a CDS encoding LytTR family DNA-binding domain-containing protein — MNRVLSAFVVDDDKVSRILIEKFVAQTDFLELKGSFSNAEEALVALQQEDIDLLFLDVEMPKISGMEMLKSLKIRPHVVLITSNREYALEAFEHHVTDYLLKPSEYTRFLKAATHIREEVEADLNALAGENPDFLFVKHNGRHVKIRTADIKWVEAIGDYVEIHTVGQKQYVIHATMKVMEKKLGRPDFIRVHRSYIVRIDQIEEIEDGTIVIVGKFIPIGKSYKKQLLDAINMI; from the coding sequence ATGAATCGTGTTCTATCCGCTTTTGTCGTCGATGATGACAAGGTCTCGCGCATCCTGATTGAAAAATTTGTTGCACAAACTGATTTTCTCGAGCTAAAGGGGTCCTTTTCCAACGCAGAAGAGGCACTGGTGGCCCTGCAGCAGGAAGACATAGACCTGCTGTTTCTGGACGTTGAGATGCCCAAAATATCGGGCATGGAGATGCTGAAGTCGCTAAAGATCAGACCGCATGTTGTACTGATTACCAGCAACCGGGAATATGCCCTGGAGGCCTTTGAACACCATGTAACGGACTACCTGCTCAAGCCCTCTGAGTACACCCGCTTCCTGAAGGCCGCTACCCATATCCGAGAAGAAGTGGAAGCCGACCTGAATGCCCTGGCCGGAGAGAATCCGGATTTCCTCTTCGTCAAGCACAATGGGCGGCACGTAAAGATCCGGACAGCCGACATCAAGTGGGTAGAAGCCATTGGCGACTATGTGGAAATCCATACAGTAGGGCAGAAGCAGTATGTGATACACGCCACCATGAAGGTGATGGAGAAGAAACTGGGCCGCCCAGACTTCATCCGCGTGCACCGCAGCTACATTGTCCGCATAGACCAGATTGAGGAGATAGAAGACGGCACCATCGTCATTGTAGGCAAGTTCATCCCCATTGGCAAAAGCTATAAGAAGCAGCTGCTGGATGCAATCAACATGATATAG
- a CDS encoding phosphatase PAP2 family protein, protein MSLLAAAILWWGNAGLYEALYAYPPPHFWQLLTWVGDSAVVVALLLLALPRRAAGQMLVFTLCVVLTGLVAQLLKQLVFADWVRPAHFFPQGAFLPGTPRAHSFPSGHSVTAYTAAVLLALRYPRLGWLWAGLAFAVAISRVYVGAHFPLDVAAGSLLGLLLTPLCYLPLQARLGHWVSACWGRVFRLLAVAAALLVLGLALL, encoded by the coding sequence TTGAGCCTGCTAGCCGCTGCCATCCTGTGGTGGGGGAATGCAGGCCTGTATGAGGCCCTGTACGCCTATCCGCCGCCGCATTTTTGGCAGCTGCTTACCTGGGTGGGAGACTCGGCTGTTGTAGTGGCCCTCCTGCTGCTGGCACTGCCGCGCCGCGCTGCAGGCCAGATGCTGGTATTTACGCTCTGTGTGGTGCTCACGGGCCTGGTAGCCCAGCTGCTGAAGCAGCTGGTGTTTGCCGACTGGGTACGCCCGGCGCATTTCTTCCCGCAGGGGGCCTTTCTGCCCGGCACGCCCAGGGCACACAGCTTCCCCTCTGGCCACAGCGTTACGGCCTATACAGCGGCCGTGCTGCTGGCGCTACGCTATCCGCGCTTGGGCTGGCTATGGGCGGGCCTGGCCTTTGCCGTAGCCATCAGCCGCGTGTATGTGGGTGCGCACTTTCCGCTGGATGTGGCGGCAGGCAGCCTGCTGGGCCTGCTGCTTACCCCCCTCTGCTACCTGCCGCTACAGGCGCGGCTGGGGCACTGGGTATCCGCGTGCTGGGGCAGAGTCTTCCGGCTGCTGGCTGTCGCCGCAGCCCTCCTGGTGCTGGGGCTGGCGTTGCTATAG
- a CDS encoding peptidoglycan DD-metalloendopeptidase family protein: protein MSIKRSTPAKPILTLALLAVLGLVGSYYRLYAQQAGSSQINNLKSREELLRRQVKQTELLLRQTQGIKRKSFNELVLLKEQINLRERLVKVINDEIDGISRDIDQIDGIIGSLVADVATFQKSYGQAARLAYLGEDDMSMMLWLMSSESFAQAYDRLVYFREAAKYRKQQIELIRRTSAYLARKKGEKEAKLARQKKLRGDRQEETGKLSRAKEEKDQLYNQLRGKQKNYEDRIQEYKRELALIRARIRKMVEANATVANKDVVNQLNGVFEKNRHKLPWPIPMNQGVVTGYFGRSRTATGGEVINDGIYISTRQGQAVRTVFDGKVTLVSRIPNYGQVVIVQHGSYRSVYANLEQVSVKVGDQLAVLQEIGTVRANSDTGEIQLYFQIYKGFNPVNPISWLAQK, encoded by the coding sequence ATGAGTATAAAAAGATCAACCCCTGCTAAGCCCATTCTCACACTCGCCCTGCTGGCAGTGCTGGGGCTAGTGGGCAGCTACTACCGCCTGTATGCCCAGCAGGCTGGCAGTAGCCAGATAAATAACCTGAAAAGCCGAGAAGAGCTACTGCGCCGACAGGTGAAGCAGACCGAGCTACTGCTGCGCCAAACGCAAGGCATCAAGCGCAAATCGTTCAACGAACTGGTGCTGCTAAAAGAACAGATCAACCTGCGCGAGCGCTTGGTAAAGGTCATCAATGATGAAATAGACGGCATTAGCCGCGATATAGACCAGATAGATGGCATCATCGGGTCTCTGGTAGCGGATGTAGCCACTTTCCAGAAAAGCTACGGCCAGGCTGCCCGCTTGGCCTATCTGGGCGAGGATGATATGTCGATGATGCTCTGGCTCATGAGCAGCGAAAGCTTTGCCCAGGCCTACGACCGGCTGGTCTACTTTCGCGAGGCTGCCAAGTACCGCAAGCAGCAGATAGAACTGATCCGGCGGACAAGCGCCTACCTGGCCCGGAAAAAGGGCGAAAAGGAAGCCAAGCTGGCGCGGCAAAAGAAACTGCGCGGCGACCGGCAAGAGGAAACTGGCAAGCTATCCCGGGCAAAAGAGGAAAAGGACCAACTGTATAACCAGCTGCGGGGTAAGCAGAAAAACTACGAGGACCGGATACAGGAGTACAAGCGCGAGCTGGCCCTTATCCGTGCCCGAATCCGCAAAATGGTGGAAGCCAATGCCACCGTGGCGAACAAAGATGTGGTAAACCAGCTAAATGGTGTGTTTGAGAAAAACCGCCACAAGCTGCCTTGGCCCATCCCGATGAACCAGGGTGTGGTAACCGGCTATTTTGGCCGTAGCCGCACCGCTACCGGGGGCGAGGTAATCAACGACGGAATCTACATCTCCACCCGCCAGGGGCAGGCGGTGCGCACCGTATTTGATGGTAAGGTAACCCTCGTTAGCCGGATACCGAACTACGGGCAGGTGGTCATCGTGCAGCATGGCAGCTACCGCAGCGTGTATGCCAACCTGGAGCAGGTGTCGGTAAAAGTAGGCGACCAGCTGGCCGTGCTGCAAGAGATCGGCACCGTGCGGGCCAATAGCGATACGGGTGAGATTCAGCTCTATTTTCAGATTTACAAGGGCTTTAACCCCGTAAACCCCATCAGTTGGCTAGCCCAAAAGTAG
- a CDS encoding DUF4292 domain-containing protein: protein MMSHRSLFGLMLVLLATVGCKAHEYGTRAQRRAAKEQAAALERIHQAAYTYTRLEVRGKAELTMEGQEVGFTYRLRMTRGESIWLTAQKFGLEGIRLLATPDSVWVLNRMARQAFVLDYPCLSQRLGMPVSFSTLEALLLGNFPLPDSLVRGYSPGPPTTFVFENHLTKGQIFIHKDEDRPEKIIAGLLSGDQQSTVTYGHYQDAGLSQLPFSLNLQVTGRYILEANLEHKKVSYDPEELRLSFSVPDEYKKINPC, encoded by the coding sequence ATGATGTCGCACCGTTCTCTATTTGGCCTGATGCTGGTGCTGCTCGCTACCGTAGGCTGCAAGGCGCATGAATATGGCACGCGCGCCCAGCGCAGGGCTGCAAAGGAGCAGGCCGCAGCCCTGGAGCGGATCCACCAGGCTGCCTATACCTACACCCGCCTGGAAGTAAGGGGCAAGGCCGAGCTGACTATGGAAGGCCAGGAGGTGGGGTTTACCTACCGGCTGCGCATGACGCGTGGCGAGAGCATCTGGCTAACAGCGCAGAAGTTTGGCCTGGAAGGCATACGCCTACTAGCCACGCCGGATAGCGTGTGGGTACTGAACCGAATGGCGCGGCAGGCGTTCGTGCTCGACTACCCCTGCCTGAGCCAGCGGCTGGGCATGCCCGTCAGCTTCTCCACGCTCGAGGCACTCCTGCTTGGCAACTTCCCCCTACCCGATAGCCTGGTACGCGGCTATAGCCCCGGGCCGCCCACCACCTTTGTCTTCGAGAATCATTTGACCAAAGGGCAGATTTTTATCCACAAGGATGAAGATCGTCCAGAAAAAATCATAGCTGGGCTGCTGTCGGGAGATCAGCAATCCACAGTTACCTATGGCCACTACCAAGATGCTGGCCTGTCGCAGCTCCCTTTTTCGCTAAATTTGCAGGTAACGGGCCGGTATATCCTGGAGGCAAACCTGGAGCACAAAAAGGTGAGCTACGATCCGGAGGAGCTGCGCCTATCCTTCTCGGTGCCCGATGAGTATAAAAAGATCAACCCCTGCTAA
- a CDS encoding tetratricopeptide repeat protein, protein MLRISVLVLCTLLLAGCRTQQATQRTPDGRGTKLSEEQQQRLAALFIDGATKQAQEYPKEALALYEQVLEIDPQHGAAHYLVAELLYSERQFQAALPHAQAAMKSDKGNVYYHVQLARIQQANNDREASRKTLEAARKQFPQDIDLLIELGQNYLHAKEYRAALGLYDTLLARKGVDPDIIRQKKEIYLYLNEPQQAIAEMLRLVQFYPSVRSYQYELYDLYLQTEQADKARDLLARLYAEDATDAFVLFRMIEAAEQAGDTAQSYELLEKAVGLEEIELDKKVQLLIRADTDVNNQAQQRRIWHLLRSLEAQHPNNSLLASYLGEKYLNLDQQQDSARYYIRKAVRLDDTDLNLWKQLISLDIQLRSWDSLQADAARALEVYPNNLDLLFWQAQGSYQNKDYATAAAAAERFVQLAEDQRVQHMLVLMGDALHYLGDYPASNAAYEKALAANPNDATALNNYAYFLSLRGTDLDRAQEMIEQALRIRPDDANFHDTYGWVLYKQGKMEKALEWVKKAYEAAPSADAATHLAAIYEAMGNLHEAKQYRKKAEELGGPKSNPENTNDSLPR, encoded by the coding sequence ATGTTACGTATCTCCGTTCTGGTGCTGTGCACCCTGCTGCTGGCGGGCTGCCGCACCCAGCAGGCTACCCAGCGCACACCAGACGGCCGGGGCACTAAGCTCTCTGAAGAACAACAGCAGCGCCTGGCCGCCCTGTTCATAGACGGAGCCACGAAGCAAGCACAAGAGTACCCCAAAGAAGCCCTGGCGCTCTATGAGCAGGTGCTGGAGATAGACCCACAGCACGGTGCCGCGCACTACCTGGTGGCCGAACTCTTGTATTCTGAACGCCAGTTTCAGGCAGCCCTGCCACACGCCCAGGCGGCCATGAAGTCGGACAAAGGCAATGTGTACTACCACGTACAGCTAGCCCGGATCCAACAAGCCAACAACGACCGGGAGGCAAGCAGAAAAACCCTGGAGGCTGCACGCAAGCAGTTTCCGCAGGACATAGACCTGCTCATTGAGCTGGGCCAAAACTATCTGCATGCCAAGGAATATCGCGCTGCCCTTGGCCTATACGACACCCTGCTGGCACGAAAAGGCGTAGACCCCGATATAATCCGGCAGAAAAAAGAAATCTACCTGTACCTGAATGAACCCCAGCAGGCCATAGCCGAGATGCTGAGACTGGTGCAGTTTTACCCCAGTGTGCGCAGCTATCAGTACGAGCTGTACGACCTGTACCTGCAGACCGAGCAGGCCGACAAAGCCCGCGACCTGCTAGCCCGCCTATATGCCGAGGATGCCACCGATGCCTTTGTGCTCTTCCGCATGATAGAGGCTGCAGAGCAGGCCGGAGATACAGCACAGAGCTACGAGCTGCTGGAAAAAGCCGTAGGCTTGGAAGAGATAGAGCTAGACAAAAAAGTACAACTGCTGATACGGGCCGATACAGACGTGAATAACCAGGCCCAGCAACGGCGGATCTGGCACCTGCTGCGCAGCCTGGAGGCACAGCACCCAAACAATTCGCTGCTAGCCAGCTACCTGGGCGAAAAGTACCTGAACCTGGACCAGCAGCAAGACAGTGCCCGCTACTACATTCGCAAGGCGGTGCGGCTAGACGATACGGACCTGAACCTGTGGAAGCAGCTTATCAGCCTGGATATACAGCTGCGCAGCTGGGATAGCCTGCAGGCCGATGCTGCCCGTGCCCTGGAGGTGTACCCCAACAACCTGGACCTGCTGTTCTGGCAGGCCCAGGGCAGTTATCAAAACAAAGACTATGCCACTGCCGCCGCCGCCGCCGAACGCTTTGTACAGCTAGCCGAAGACCAACGGGTGCAGCACATGCTGGTACTGATGGGCGATGCCCTGCACTATCTGGGCGACTATCCGGCCTCCAACGCGGCCTACGAAAAAGCCTTGGCAGCAAATCCGAACGATGCCACGGCACTAAACAACTACGCCTACTTCCTGTCGCTACGTGGCACAGACCTGGACCGCGCGCAGGAAATGATCGAGCAGGCCCTAAGAATACGGCCAGACGATGCAAATTTTCACGATACCTACGGCTGGGTGCTATACAAGCAGGGCAAGATGGAGAAGGCCCTGGAATGGGTAAAAAAAGCCTATGAGGCCGCGCCCAGTGCCGATGCTGCCACACATCTGGCAGCCATATACGAGGCCATGGGAAACCTGCACGAGGCAAAACAATACCGAAAAAAGGCAGAGGAGCTGGGTGGACCCAAAAGCAACCCGGAAAACACAAACGATAGCCTACCCAGATGA
- a CDS encoding NTP transferase domain-containing protein has product MKIIIPMAGRGSRLRPHTLTTPKPLLPIAGKPIVQRLVEDIAATYTGKIEEIAFVIGDFGPQVEADLKAVAARLGAKGTIYYQDKPLGTAHAIQCAQESLDGEVIIGFADTLFRADFVLNREMDGVIWVKSVEDPRSFGVVKVNAQGVIEDLVEKPDQFVSDLAIIGIYYVKDGARLRDEIQYLLDNDLRSKGEYQLTDALANMKDKGMRFAAGEVLEWMDCGNKDNVLETNARILDLSQAESQVSSQAKIVDSIVIQPCYIGPGTEVRQSVVGPYVSIGANSVVHNSILSDTIIQTDSQIRYANLSHAMIGSHTQVLRTPEVLNIGDYSAV; this is encoded by the coding sequence ATGAAAATCATCATCCCCATGGCCGGCCGAGGCTCACGCCTCCGGCCCCACACCCTCACCACCCCTAAGCCCCTGCTGCCCATAGCAGGCAAGCCTATTGTGCAGCGACTGGTAGAGGACATAGCCGCCACCTATACGGGCAAAATCGAGGAGATTGCCTTCGTTATCGGAGATTTTGGGCCACAGGTGGAGGCAGACCTGAAAGCCGTAGCAGCCAGGCTGGGCGCAAAGGGCACAATTTATTATCAGGATAAGCCCCTGGGCACAGCCCACGCCATACAATGCGCACAAGAGAGCCTGGATGGCGAGGTAATCATTGGCTTTGCCGACACCCTCTTCCGGGCCGACTTTGTGCTGAACCGCGAGATGGATGGCGTTATCTGGGTAAAATCCGTTGAAGATCCCCGTTCCTTCGGGGTGGTAAAGGTGAATGCGCAGGGTGTGATAGAGGACCTGGTGGAGAAGCCCGATCAGTTTGTGAGCGACCTGGCCATCATCGGCATCTATTACGTAAAGGATGGTGCCCGGCTACGCGATGAAATTCAGTACCTGCTGGACAATGACCTGCGGAGCAAGGGCGAATACCAGCTAACCGATGCCCTGGCTAACATGAAAGACAAGGGCATGCGCTTTGCCGCCGGTGAGGTGCTGGAATGGATGGACTGTGGCAACAAAGACAATGTACTGGAAACCAATGCACGCATCCTGGACCTGAGCCAGGCTGAAAGCCAAGTGAGTAGCCAGGCAAAGATTGTGGACAGCATCGTTATTCAGCCCTGCTACATCGGCCCGGGTACAGAGGTGCGGCAGTCTGTAGTGGGGCCTTATGTATCAATCGGGGCCAACTCTGTCGTTCATAACAGTATACTGTCCGACACCATCATACAGACTGATAGCCAGATCCGGTACGCCAACCTGTCGCACGCCATGATAGGCAGCCACACCCAGGTGCTACGCACACCCGAGGTGCTGAACATCGGCGACTATTCGGCTGTATAG
- the dut gene encoding dUTP diphosphatase: MRVKVRNTAGHSLPAYESMHAAGMDVRACLAQPLSLAPGAFQAIGTGLYLEIPEGYEIQLRPRSGLAAKHGITLLNSPGTLDADYRGEVKVILINHGTSPFLVEDGMRIAQMLLAPVTYIEWEPVEALEATERGEGGFGHTGV; encoded by the coding sequence ATGAGAGTAAAAGTACGCAACACTGCCGGGCACAGCCTGCCCGCCTACGAGAGCATGCACGCTGCGGGCATGGATGTACGCGCCTGCCTGGCCCAGCCGCTTAGCCTGGCACCCGGAGCCTTTCAGGCCATCGGCACTGGCCTGTATCTGGAGATACCCGAGGGCTACGAAATTCAACTGCGCCCCCGCAGCGGGCTGGCGGCCAAGCATGGCATTACCCTGCTAAACAGCCCGGGCACCCTGGATGCCGACTACCGGGGCGAGGTGAAGGTGATCCTCATCAACCACGGTACCAGCCCTTTTTTGGTGGAGGATGGCATGCGTATTGCCCAGATGCTGCTGGCCCCCGTTACGTACATCGAGTGGGAGCCGGTGGAGGCCCTGGAAGCCACCGAGCGGGGCGAGGGGGGCTTTGGACATACGGGGGTTTAG
- a CDS encoding asparagine synthetase B, translated as MVHLLSRPTRPHTCCLLWLCLLLCSLPVRAAVLLLPMDEQQAEHLKAYGVAYWVLAHEQPVDWLLNYRGGSFAFPAYEKFEQELLIRNVNYEKISDNAYAQILQSIGSESSNQDAVKLEKVPKIAVYSPKSAQPWDDAVTLVLTYAEIPYDVIYDPEVMDGKLKEYDWLHLHHEDFTGQYGKFWASYGSQPWYREQVQENETIARQYGFGKVSQLKLAVAMRIRDYLEQGGFLFAMCSATDSYDIALAAMHTDICDRMYDGDGVDPDYQDKLVFDQCLAFQGFHVERNPQVYEYSDIDASPSVGRQVPQSLDYFTLFEFSAKWDPVPTMLTQNHTRTVKGFMGQTTAFRSQFLKPDVLVMGQLKSAGEARYIHGNFGRGMWTFYGGHDPEDYQHMVGEPPTDLTLHPNSAGYRLILNNVLFPAAKKQKKKT; from the coding sequence ATGGTGCACCTCCTGTCTCGCCCCACACGCCCACACACCTGCTGCCTGCTCTGGCTGTGCCTACTGCTGTGTAGCCTGCCAGTGCGGGCGGCCGTGCTACTGCTGCCCATGGATGAGCAGCAGGCCGAACACCTGAAGGCCTATGGCGTGGCATACTGGGTGCTGGCGCATGAGCAGCCGGTAGACTGGCTGCTGAACTACCGGGGGGGCAGCTTTGCTTTTCCGGCCTACGAGAAGTTTGAGCAGGAACTGCTGATCCGCAATGTGAACTACGAGAAGATATCGGACAACGCCTATGCCCAAATTCTGCAATCAATTGGCAGCGAGAGCAGCAACCAGGATGCAGTGAAACTGGAAAAAGTGCCCAAAATTGCTGTCTATTCTCCCAAGAGTGCCCAGCCCTGGGATGATGCCGTTACCCTGGTGCTCACATATGCCGAGATTCCATACGACGTGATATACGACCCCGAGGTAATGGACGGCAAGCTGAAGGAGTACGACTGGCTGCACCTGCATCACGAGGACTTTACCGGCCAGTATGGCAAGTTCTGGGCCAGCTATGGCAGCCAGCCCTGGTACAGGGAACAGGTGCAGGAGAATGAGACCATTGCCCGTCAATATGGATTTGGCAAGGTGAGCCAGCTGAAGCTGGCCGTAGCCATGCGCATACGCGACTACCTGGAGCAGGGGGGGTTCCTCTTTGCCATGTGCAGTGCTACCGACAGTTACGACATTGCCCTGGCAGCCATGCACACGGACATCTGCGACCGTATGTACGATGGAGACGGTGTAGACCCCGACTATCAGGACAAACTGGTATTTGACCAGTGCCTGGCCTTTCAGGGTTTCCACGTAGAGCGAAACCCCCAGGTATATGAGTACTCGGATATAGATGCCTCGCCCAGCGTAGGCCGGCAGGTGCCGCAGAGCCTGGACTACTTCACCCTATTCGAGTTCTCGGCCAAGTGGGACCCCGTGCCCACCATGCTTACCCAAAACCACACCCGCACCGTAAAGGGATTTATGGGGCAAACCACGGCCTTTCGCAGTCAGTTTCTGAAACCCGATGTACTGGTAATGGGCCAGCTGAAAAGCGCCGGCGAAGCACGCTACATACACGGCAACTTTGGCCGGGGCATGTGGACCTTCTACGGCGGGCACGACCCCGAAGACTACCAGCACATGGTGGGCGAACCCCCTACAGACCTGACCCTGCACCCCAATAGCGCAGGCTACCGCCTTATCCTGAACAATGTGCTGTTCCCTGCCGCAAAAAAACAAAAGAAGAAGACCTGA
- a CDS encoding DUF2807 domain-containing protein produces the protein MKKKLTLACLAMAYLSALSYVQAQSLQGARFHTVVYEGTQTLTLLDGPLNDHLVLATPADSAKVRFSVMNGVLYVEEMAEISGRANIIVSIRGIDSVWVGGYARLASNVPIQERFALYCEGNASTYLHAELPAGQQLRVYNASEGDVSVHGHTDALYIWNGGKGHVEARTLHAQDVQVDLMGKGDVFIQPHGKLYANVEGAGYVYYVSKPVDAQTKNGVGGGDMVRLY, from the coding sequence ATGAAAAAGAAATTGACGCTTGCCTGCCTGGCCATGGCATACCTATCAGCGCTGAGCTACGTGCAGGCCCAGAGTTTACAAGGTGCCCGTTTTCACACCGTGGTGTACGAGGGTACACAGACCCTCACCCTGCTGGATGGCCCCTTGAATGACCATCTGGTGCTGGCCACCCCCGCAGACTCGGCCAAGGTTCGGTTCTCCGTTATGAATGGGGTGCTGTACGTGGAAGAGATGGCTGAGATAAGCGGCCGTGCTAACATAATCGTCTCCATACGGGGTATAGACAGCGTTTGGGTGGGAGGCTATGCCCGCCTGGCCAGCAATGTGCCTATACAGGAACGATTTGCGCTCTACTGCGAGGGCAATGCCTCGACCTACCTGCATGCCGAGCTACCCGCCGGCCAGCAGTTGCGCGTCTACAATGCCAGCGAAGGCGATGTATCCGTACATGGCCATACCGATGCGCTATATATATGGAATGGCGGAAAGGGCCATGTTGAGGCACGCACCCTGCATGCCCAGGATGTGCAGGTGGACCTGATGGGTAAGGGCGATGTATTTATCCAGCCACACGGAAAGCTGTACGCAAATGTGGAGGGTGCCGGTTACGTATACTACGTCAGCAAACCCGTAGATGCCCAAACCAAGAATGGCGTGGGTGGCGGAGATATGGTGCGGCTGTACTAG